A single window of Rhizobium sp. CCGE531 DNA harbors:
- a CDS encoding LysR substrate-binding domain-containing protein — MSGPLPSLNALKAFEATARHRSMTLAADELCVTHGAISRHIRGLEQTLGVILVNRRAHSTEPTLEGLRLAEGLASAFGLMQASVERVRPGPLTLSCSSSIMMGWIIPRIGQFHERHPHIALQFNMNYDQVDFVRDKISLAIRSSIIEPPKDAIIRELGGEAIGPVCSPEYLSRSGILFPSDMENAALLSTRTRPQAWSDWRAIAGERDLLPAAQSAFDHFYLLIQAAACGLGIAVVPQMLVLDQLASGRLVAPFGFLPGPRRMVLWIAPHIAGRPDALALERWLTAEMHARPDT, encoded by the coding sequence ATGAGCGGCCCTCTTCCATCGCTGAATGCCTTGAAGGCTTTCGAAGCGACCGCGCGGCACAGGTCGATGACGCTGGCTGCCGACGAGCTTTGCGTCACGCATGGCGCGATCAGCCGGCACATTCGCGGTCTCGAGCAGACATTGGGCGTTATTCTCGTCAACCGCCGGGCGCATTCCACCGAGCCGACGCTAGAAGGGCTGCGGCTGGCCGAGGGGCTGGCAAGCGCTTTCGGCCTGATGCAGGCGAGCGTCGAGCGTGTTCGCCCTGGCCCGCTGACGCTTTCCTGCTCCTCATCCATCATGATGGGATGGATCATTCCGCGCATCGGCCAATTCCACGAGCGCCATCCACACATCGCCCTGCAATTCAACATGAACTACGATCAGGTCGATTTCGTCCGGGACAAGATCAGCCTCGCGATCCGCTCGAGCATCATCGAACCACCGAAGGATGCGATCATCCGCGAGCTTGGCGGCGAAGCGATCGGCCCGGTCTGTTCGCCGGAATATCTGAGCCGCTCCGGCATTCTTTTTCCAAGCGACATGGAGAATGCCGCACTCCTCTCCACACGCACGCGCCCGCAAGCCTGGAGCGACTGGCGGGCGATCGCAGGCGAGAGGGATCTGCTGCCCGCGGCCCAGTCCGCTTTCGACCATTTCTACCTGCTGATCCAGGCGGCCGCCTGCGGCCTCGGCATTGCGGTCGTCCCGCAGATGCTGGTGCTCGATCAGCTCGCCTCGGGGCGGCTGGTGGCACCGTTCGGTTTCCTGCCCGGGCCGAGGCGCATGGTGCTCTGGATCGCCCCGCATATTGCAGGCAGACCAGACGCATTGGCGCTCGAGCGATGGCTGACGGCGGAAATGCATGCAAGGCCGGACACCTGA